The window GACAGCGGCTATTGCAGGTGGTCTTCATGCAGGTTATGTAGGCACCATCGTTCCTAAAGACTTCGCTTTCATGACATCTGTTAACGTTTTGATCATCATCGTATTGGGCGGTTTGGGTTCTATCACAGGTACCTTTGTGGCAGCGATTGTACTTGGTATCTTGAACGTATTCCTCAAGAGCTACTCAGACATCGCCATGATTATCTACTCATTGGCCCTTATCCTCTTGATGATTTTCCGTCCAGGTGGTTTGTTGGGAACTAAGGAATTTAGCGTGGCAGCTCTGCTCAAGAAGAAGGAGGTTAAGTAATGGCATTGCTAGAAGTAAAAAATTTAACCAAAAACTTCGGTGGTTTGACTGCCGTTGGTGATGTGACCATGGAACTTCATGAGGGTGAATTGGTCGGTCTTATCGGTCCTAACGGTGCTGGTAAGACAACCCTTTTCAACCTTTTGACAGGTGTTTATGAGCCAAGTGAGGGAACAATCTCCCTTGCTGGCACTATTTTGAATGGTAAGGCTCCTTCTAAGATTGCCTCTCTTGGTCTTGGTCGTACCTTCCAAAACATCCGTTTGTTTAAAAACATGACAGTTTTGGAAAATGTCTTGATTGGTCTTGGTAATCATGGTAAGGCAGAAGTCTTGGCAAGTTTCCTTCGTTTGCCTGCCTTCTACAAAAATGAAGAAGATTTGAAAAACAAGGCGATTGACCTCTTGAAAATTTTCGATTTGGATGGCGATGCGGATACGCTGGCTAAGAACCTTCCTTACGGTCAACAACGTCGTTTGGAAATCGTTCGCGCCCTTGCGACCGATCCGAAAATTCTTTTCTTGGATGAGCCAGCGGCTGGTATGAACCCGCAGGAAACGGCAGAATTGACCCAACTCATCCGTAAAATTAAGGAAGAATTTGGTATCACCATTATCTTGATTGAACACGATATGAGCTTGGTCATGGAAGTTACTGAGCGTATCTATGTATTGGAATACGGTCGTCTGATTGCCCACGGTACTCCTGAAGAAATTCGCAATAACAAGCGTGTAATTGAAGCCTACCTTGGAGGTGAAGCATAATGGCAATGTTAGAAGTTAAAAATCTTTCTGTCAACTATGGCGTTATCGAAGCTGTAAAAGATGTCAGTTTCGAGGTCAACGAGGGAGAAGTTGTAACCTTAATTGGTGCCAATGGTGCTGGTAAAACCTCTATCCTTCGTACCATTTCGGGACTTGTTCGTCCATCAGCTGGAACGATTTCTTTCCTTGGAAATGAAATTCAAAAAGTTCCTGCCCGTAAAATCGTTGCGGACGGTTTGTCACAGGTTCCAGAAGGTCGCCATGTTTTCGCAGGCTTGACCGTTATGGAAAACTTAGAAATGGGTGCCTTCCTTCGCAACAACCGTGAAGAAAACCAAGCTAACTTGAAAAAAATCTTCGCACGTTTCCCACGTTTGGAAGAACGGAAGAACCAAGATGCCGCTACCCTTTCAGGTGGTGAGCAACAAATGCTTGCTATGGGACGGGCATTGATGAGCCAACCAAAGCTCTTGCTCCTTGATGAGCCGTCAATGGGCTTGGCGCCAATCTTCATTCAAGAAATTTTTGATATCATCCAAGATATCCAAAAACAAGGAACAACCGTTCTCTTGATCGAACAAAACGCCAACAAAGCACTTGCTATCGCAGACCGCGGCTATGTACTAGAAACAGGAAAAGTCGTCCTCTCAGGAACAGGAAAAGAACTCCTCGCCTCAGAAGAAGTTAAAAAAGCATATCTGGGTGGCTAAAAAGGTCCGGGGGACCTTTTTAGGTTGGAAATAGGAAAACCAGTAACGCAAGTTGCTGGTTTGTCCCCCGAGGCTGACGCCTCATTTTAGGTTGGAAATGAGAACCGCTGGTAAGCGGTTTTCTTTATAAATGGGTTACCCACGTTTTAAGTTGGAGATGAGAAACGCCGGCAGGCGTTTTTCTTTAAATCAAAATTGGGCTGTTTTAATCGGGAAATAGGAAAAACAGCAATGCATGTTGCTGGTTTGTCCGTAACCCTGACGGGTTGTTTTAGGTCGGAAATAGGGACCGTCGGCAGACGGTCTTTCCTTTTATTCATTTTTTGGACCTTTTTAGGTTGGAAATGGGAAACGTCGGTAGGCGTTTTTCTTTAAATCAAGGTCCGGTGGAGTGAACTATTTCAGCCTGAGCCTAGAAAGGAAATAGGAAGTTGAGGTAGACAATCTGCTTGGTTTTATATTCCAATTCTTCAACGTGGAAAGTTGACTTCCTTGCCAAGTCAGTCTTCTTATGCTAGACTGTCATAGTAGAAATGGAGATAGAATGAAACAGAGATTATCGCTTATTGGATTGTTGCTTGTCATTATTTTGACAGTCGTTCTTTCTTTGGCTAATCGTCAGGAAGTTGTTGTCAATTACTTGTTCGGCCAATTTAGAATGCCCTTGATTTTGGTGATAATTGGCTCGCTCTTGATTGGTATGTTCATTCAATACTTACTTGGATTGACTAAGAATATGTCATTGAAAAGTGAGATTAAGAATTTGAAAAGAGAGTTGTCAGAAATCCCAGTTTTGCAAAAGGAAGAACATTCTGATAGGATAAACTAGATTGAGTTAATTATGTGGAATTATGTATAAACCACATTGAAATGATAAGGAGAAATGATGTTTACCAAAGAATTTGGATTGATGTTTTATGTGGATGATGTTGCTGCTGAGAAGGCTTTTTGGACTGCGGCTGGTTTTGTGATTGTGAATGAAGCTGAGATGATGGGCTATGAAACTTTTGATATGCAGCCACATCCAGAAGCTACTACGACTATTACTGTCTATGCTAACGAATTTATTCGTCAAGTATCACCAGAAGTAATCGATATGAAGCCAAGTATCTTGTTTGAAACAGATGATATTGAGGGGCTTCAAAAACGTATCTCTGGCTTGACAGATACGTGTAGCGCAGTCAATGCAGAACCCTTCCCTAACTTTAATTTTGCCAGCCCAAGTGGTCATTACTTTGCGGTGAAGGGATAGGTTCATCAAAATAGCGTATCAATCAGCGGTTTTCTATCGCTGATTTTTTGTTACAAAATAACAGAATTGCATCAGACAGTATGTATTTTGGGGCTATAGTGTGGTAAAATAGTTTTTGTAATACCTATTTGTATTTTAGGAGAGAGATATGAAACTTCTAAATAGATTTGCATATATATATATATATATCAAAGCAATCTAAAACACTTGTTCAATTCTATAGTAAACAAAACCTGCCAGTCTTGGCAGGCTTTTTGCGTTGTCGAAAGGCTGGTGTCTAGATGACTTGGAAACACCTTATGCTAGACATACCAGTCTATGCACCAGAACTCTTGGAAGAAATGAAAGCCATAGAGGAATACCAAGTAGGCTTGCTAGAAAAACTAGAAAGACAGGACAATGCCTTGGAGTTGGAGGCTGTTTACCAAGTGGAACAAGCCCGCCTGACCGATATTGTCAAAGGCTATCTGGACATCAAGCGTAAGCCTGACCACTATGCCCAAGCAGAGCAGAAATTGGCAGATGCCCACGGTCAGTTAATCGGTTTCCGTAAGCATCTCCACAAACTCTTGCAAAAGGTCAATGAAGAGGATTTGAAAGATTTTCAAGTCAGTCTACGTTTACTACCTGGTCAACGGGAGCTGGTTGACCCTCAGGCTCTTTATCAGACCAAGAAGCCTGCCAATGAGCTACAGATAGAAGATGAACTCATCCGCCATCTGACCAGCGGAGAGAGTCAGTGGGTCTATCGTCCTGAACTCAATAGTGAAGAGCTCCTTTGGTCCAACTTTTTCGCCAAGCTAGAGGCTAATAACGTCCGCTATTTAGCTGACCATCCTCTGACAGACCAAGAAAAACACCAAATCAAGAACCAACTCAACTTTGTCAATTTCTACGAAGCAGCCAAGTGGCTGGCAGGTGAGAATGGCATTGCCAAGGTGCAAGTCCAACGAGAAGATGCCAGTCTAGGCACCATCCGATTGGAAGTCATCTGGCGACACAATGTTGCTGGGGGTAAGTCCAGCTATGAAGTCGTCAACCAAGTTGTGACAGGTGGTGATGCTGCCAGACAAAGACGGGGTGATGTGACCCTCTTGATTAACGGCCTTCCCATGATTCAGATTGAGCTCAAGAGCCGTTCCCATCCCTATATGGATGCCTTCCGTCAAATTCGCAAATATGAACAAGAAGGTCAGTTTAAGGGTATCTTTTCAAGCCTGCAGATGTTTGTAGTGTCAAATATCACGGAAACCCGCTACATAGCAGCAGCCAAGGAATCCAAGCTCAACGACCGCTTCTTGACCAAATGGGTGGATAAGCACAATCAAGCACAGCCCCATCTTTTTGACTTTGCCAGAGAGGTCCTATCCATTCCCATGGCTCACCAATTGGTCATGCAATATAGTGTGATTGACGACGACAAAAAAGCCCTTATCCTGCTTCGTCCCTATCAAATTCATGCCATCGAAGCCATCAGAGAAGCTAGCCGTCTACGCCAGTCAGGCTATATATGGCACACGACTGGTTCTGGTAAGACCCTGACATCCTACAAGGTGGCACGCAATCTCCTGCAAATTCCATCTATTGAGAAGACCATTTTTGTTATTGATAGGACAGACCTTGACCAGCAGACCACCGCTGCCTTTCTATCCTACGCGGAAAATGACATGATAGATATTGACCAGACGGACGATACCCAGCACTTGTTGAAAAATCTGTCTTCAGAAGACCGCCGTGTCGTCGTCACCACTATCCAAAAACTCAATACCCTCCTGCGTCAATTTGAAGAGGGGATTCATGAGAAATTCCACCAACGTGTTAAGAACCTAAATCTAGCCTTTGTTGTGGACGAATGCCACCGGGCTGTCACCCCAGAACGCCAACGGATTTTAGAGCAGTTCTTTGTTCATTCCCTCTGGTATGGCTTTACAGGAACCCCTATTTTCAAGGAAAACAAGCGAGAACAAAAAGGGGATTTGGCCCAGACAACAGAAGAACAGTATGGTCCGTGTCTTCATGAGTACACGGTCAAAGAAGCCATCCATGACCGAGCTGTTCTTGGTTTCCAAGTGGAATACCAGACCACCATGCCTGGCTGGGCTGAGGATGAAATCGAAGACGAGTTTTACGACGATGAACGGCACATGCTGACGGTGTTGGATGCCATTTTAAACAAATCCAAACGCAAACTTGGTTTCCAAAACGGTGTAGGGAAAACCTACGAGGGCCTACTGACTGTCAAGTCCATCACCCGTGCCCAAGCCTACTATGACCTGATACAAGAAGTCAAGGCTGGACAGAAGAGCCTGACGATTTCGGAATCAGTCAAAAAAGTCTTGCCTGATTTTCCAAAAGTTGCCATCACATACTCAGTATCTGAAAATGAAGAGTCTTCCTTTGCTAATCAAGACTACATGAGCAAGAGTTTGGAGGATTACAATGCCATGTTTGGTACGCATTTCACTATGGCGACCCTTGGTTCCTATAATACTGACCTCAACGAACGCTTGGCTCGGAAAAAAGACAAGTATGCCTTCCGTGAGGAGCAGTTGGACTTGGTCATCGTGGTGGATCGCCTCTTGACGGGCTTTGATGCTCCTTGCTTGTCTACCATTTTCATGGACAGGCAACCTATGAAACCCCAGCACATCATCCAAGCCTTTTCACGGACCAATCGTCTCTTTGACGAGGGCAAGAAGTTTGGACAAATCGTGACATTCCAGACTCCGGATCACTTCAAGGAAAAAGTGGATGAGGCCCTCAGTCTGTATTCAAATGGCGGTGAGTTTGCGGTGCTGGCTCCAACTTGGTTGGAAGAAAAAGCCAAGTTCAAGGAAAAAGTTCAGCAGTTGCTGGCTATTGCCCCAAATCCTGAAATGGTGCCAGACCTGGATGCCAGCAGTGATGCCGAGTTGAAACGCTTTGCCAAGGCCTTTCAGGAATTTGACAAGCTCTTTGCCTCCGTCCAGGTCTATGCCGACTACGAGCAAGAGGACATGCTCAAGGAAATCGGGCTTAGTCTGGAGGATATTGAGAATTTTTCTGGACAATACCAAAATGTCATTGAAGAACTCCGCAGACGGCGGAAGGATGACGAGGGCATAGAAGATACGCCTTTTGATATTGAATACGAGCTGGAGTCTGTCCGTACGGATGAAATCAATTACCACTATATCATCTCTCTTATCCAGAACCTGATTGACAGTAAAAATCAAGTCATTCCTGATAAGGAGAAAAAGATGGTGGACAACTACATCGCAGACTTGGACAAGACCAATCCCAAACTCTCCCAACTCATCTCAAAAATCTGGCAGGAAGCTCAGACCAATACTCAAGATTACAAGGGCCAATCCATTGCCCACAAGCTTGACGAGATGATTGACCTAACTATCCGTGAGCAAGTCGTCACTACAGCACGAGATTGGTGTGTTGGCGAAGACGAACTCCAGTTTATCGTGGACAACTACCGAGTCGGCAAGGACAAGCAAATCGGAGAAAAAGCCCTTGTTGATACCTACGATTATACCAGCTACAAGGAAAACAAAGGCGACCAAGCCCTCAACAAGCTCAAATACAAAAAAGCCCTCAAAGAGGACTATATGAACATGATTGCGGAAGAAATCCTACCATTGAGGGGGAGGTAGGGTAGATGTATTTTGACAAAACCCTCAATTTGTCAAAATAGACCTTGAGATTTATTTTCTATCTGCTCAAAACAGCTATTTTGTCAAATTAGAATGAAAAAACTAAAGTCTATTTTAACAAAACGGCGATTTTGTCAAAATAGAATTGAATAATTGAGAGCTATTTCTACAAAATGCGGTATTTGATGGAAATGACAATAGAAAGGAGAAGGGAATGGCAGAAAATATTTTAATTTTAGGAAATGGTTTTGACCTTGCGATGGGGAGAAAGACTAGCTATGGGGATTTTTTGAAATTTGCTAGGCATATAAAGGTTTTAGGTTGCCATATTCTGCAACATTACAATGCAAAAGATATTCAAGAAGCATTCTCTGCTTTTATCGATGACATAGATGAGCTCTGGGAAGATCATGATGAGACTAAACGATCAGAAGAAGAACAAAATTTTTATAACAAGTTGAAAGCAGATCAAAAATTTTTACTAATTTCAGAACATATTTTTGAGAAATTAGCAATATTAAAAGATGATTGTATAACCCTAGTAGCTTTGAATTCATTCAATAATGGTGCAACTAAAAGATATTTACTAAATCAAATTAGGGAAGAACTCAAAAATGGCACTAGCATTAGTAATAGTTTATTTAACTTAGATTGTGTACTTGAATTAACAAAAAGCTCCGAAAACAGAAATATTGAATGGTTATTAGAACTCCCAAATAATTTGTACATTAACTATATTGAAAAGTATAAAGATAAACTTGGTAAAAACTGGTCAGGAATTGAATTGGCAATCTCTGATATCGCAGAAGGAGTTCAAATAATAAAAAATAATTTAGATCAAATTCAAAAATTATTTGCATCTAAAACAGAGACGGCTTTTCGTAATGAGGATAACTATATTGCAATTCTGTATATCTATAATATTATGCGACAACAATTTAAAGGACAGTCGCGTGTTGTTCGCTCAAATGTATTAGATACTATTAATGACAAGTTCCTAAAAGCATTAGATGATTTGACAAACTACCTTGAATTTTATCTAACCTATTTGGATAAGGTTGATTTTGAAATTCAAAAGATTAGCCCTGCTTCAACAGCATTGGATGCTATTCAAAATATTGAAAAATCTAAAGTTATTACTTTTAATTATACCAATACTGCTAGAAAAATGTTGGATGTGACCGAGGATAATACTCACTTCGTTCATGGAAAATGTAGTTTTGAACGTTCGGATGATGACATCAATACCATGGTTTTTGGTATTGAAGATAAGGAAGCAGAAGCTGAAAATATCAATCAAGACTTAATTCCTTATCAGAAATTTTATCAACGAGTAGTTAAAGAAACAGGTAATTTTTATGAGAAATTTTGGGGTTCTTCCCATAACGGTGGAGATTTTTATACACAATCAACAGCATTAAATATTGTCGTGTTTGGACATTCTGTTGATCCTCTCGATAAAGAAATATTCAAGAAGTGTTTTGAATTATCGGAAATTAAAGGTTGGGACTATCGTTTCATTTTTACATATTATAACTTGGATGCTAAACGTGCTATTGTTAAAAATCTAGCAATTATTTTAGGTAAGAGTGAATTAGTTCGATTGACTGGTGAGGAACGAATAAAATTTGTTCAAAGTAATAATACTGAACAGATGAGAAAGGAGTTATTAAATTAAATGAAAACAAACAATAATATCCCAGCCTATCGTTTCCAAGGCTACACTGACGCTTGGGAACTGCGGAAGTTGGGGGAACTCACAAGTTATCGGAATGGAAAAGGGTATGAGGATAATCAATCTGATTTTGGTAAATACGAACTAATAAACTTAAATTCAATTTCTATTGAGGGTGGCTTAAAACCATCTGGTAAATTTATCAATTCTGCTTCAGAAACGCTAAATAAAAATGATTTAGTTATGGTTCTTAGTGATGTGGGACATGGAGATTTACTTGGCAGAGTAGCAATTATTCCAGAAGACGATAGATTTGTGTTAAATCAACGGGTAGCTCTATTAAGAAACAATGATTATGCAGACTGTAAATATTTATTTGCATATATAAACGCTAATCAGCATTACTTTAAATTACAAGGAGCAGGTTCTTCCCAGCTAAATATATCCAAGAAAGCTGTAGAAAATTTTGTAGTCCATATACCTTCGCAACAAGAACAATCCGCCATCGGCACTTTCTTCTCCACGCTGGACCGCCACATCACCCTTCATCAGCGTAAGTTGGACACGCTCAAGGAGCAGAAGAAGACCTATCTCAAACTCCTCTTTCCAGCCAAGGGACAAACCAAACCAGCTCTTCGCTTCCGAGGCTTTGAAGACGACTGGGAACTGCGGAAGTTGGGGGAGATTTCTACTCATAGAGGTGGAACAGCAATTGAAAAATACTTTTCAGAAGATGGAAAATACAAAGTTATTTCTATAGGTAGCTATGGTTTAGACAATAAATATATAGACCAAAAAATTCGTGCAGTAGAGAATGAAGTAACGCGTTCAAAAGTTGTAAATAAAAATGAATTGACAATGGTTTTGAATGATAAGACCGCTAATGGAAATATTATAGGTCGATGTCTTTTAATTGAGACAGATGATGAATTTGTTATCAACCAAAGGACCGAAATTATTAGTTTTAATAGCGTGATATATCCTAAATTTGCTTATGTGGTATTAAACGGAGTTTTCAGAGAACAAGTGAAGAAAATTGTTCAAGGCGGAACTCAAATTTATGTGAATTATACTTCCGTTGAACAACTTTATTTGTCCCTCCCTTCCCTCCCCGAACAAGAAGCCATCGGCACTTTCTTCCAAACCCTCGATCAAGAGATTACTCAAGTGGAGGACAAGCTAGCTAGCTTGAAAGAGATGAAAAAGACGCTACTCCGTAAATTATTTGTATAAGAGAAAAGGAAATCAAATGACACAAGAAAACAACTCTCAATCCCTTTACCAGTCTCTTTGGAATGCGGCGGATATTCTCCGTGGCAAGATGGACGCTAACGAATACAAGTCCTACCTTTTGGGCTTGATTTTTTACAAATACCTATCAGATAAGTTGCTTTTGGCAGTGTGTGACAACCTTGATGAATCCTTTGATAGTTTGTCACAGGCTCAAAGACTTTATGAAGAAAATTTTGCGGATCCAGATGTTAAGGAAGATTTGCTAGATGTCCTTGATGATGAGCTAGGTTACTTTATCGAGCCTGGTCTGACCTTTACGGCCTTGGTGGCAAAAGTCCACACCAGCAACTTCCAGTTGGAAGATTTGGCACAGGGCTTCCGTGACATTGAGCAGTCCAACGAGATTTTTGAAAACCTTTTTGAAGACATCGACCTCTACTCTAAAAAGCTAGGGCCAACACCGCAAAAGCAGAATCAGGTCATTTCAGCCCTGATCAAAGAACTTCATGAACTCAATCTCAGTAACCATGATGGGGATGTCTTGGGGGATGCCTATGAATACCTGATTGGTCAGTTTGCCAGCGACTCTGGTAAGAAAGCAGGCGAGTTCTATACACCTCAAGCCGTTTCCCACCTCATGACCCAGATTGTCTTTCTTGGACGGGAACATCAAAAGGGCATGACCCTCTATGACCCAACCATGGGATCGGGTTCCCTCCT is drawn from Streptococcus sp. 29892 and contains these coding sequences:
- a CDS encoding ABC transporter ATP-binding protein, whose protein sequence is MALLEVKNLTKNFGGLTAVGDVTMELHEGELVGLIGPNGAGKTTLFNLLTGVYEPSEGTISLAGTILNGKAPSKIASLGLGRTFQNIRLFKNMTVLENVLIGLGNHGKAEVLASFLRLPAFYKNEEDLKNKAIDLLKIFDLDGDADTLAKNLPYGQQRRLEIVRALATDPKILFLDEPAAGMNPQETAELTQLIRKIKEEFGITIILIEHDMSLVMEVTERIYVLEYGRLIAHGTPEEIRNNKRVIEAYLGGEA
- a CDS encoding ABC transporter ATP-binding protein — translated: MAMLEVKNLSVNYGVIEAVKDVSFEVNEGEVVTLIGANGAGKTSILRTISGLVRPSAGTISFLGNEIQKVPARKIVADGLSQVPEGRHVFAGLTVMENLEMGAFLRNNREENQANLKKIFARFPRLEERKNQDAATLSGGEQQMLAMGRALMSQPKLLLLDEPSMGLAPIFIQEIFDIIQDIQKQGTTVLLIEQNANKALAIADRGYVLETGKVVLSGTGKELLASEEVKKAYLGG
- a CDS encoding LapA family protein → MKQRLSLIGLLLVIILTVVLSLANRQEVVVNYLFGQFRMPLILVIIGSLLIGMFIQYLLGLTKNMSLKSEIKNLKRELSEIPVLQKEEHSDRIN
- a CDS encoding glyoxalase, with the translated sequence MFTKEFGLMFYVDDVAAEKAFWTAAGFVIVNEAEMMGYETFDMQPHPEATTTITVYANEFIRQVSPEVIDMKPSILFETDDIEGLQKRISGLTDTCSAVNAEPFPNFNFASPSGHYFAVKG
- a CDS encoding type I restriction endonuclease subunit R, with the protein product MTWKHLMLDIPVYAPELLEEMKAIEEYQVGLLEKLERQDNALELEAVYQVEQARLTDIVKGYLDIKRKPDHYAQAEQKLADAHGQLIGFRKHLHKLLQKVNEEDLKDFQVSLRLLPGQRELVDPQALYQTKKPANELQIEDELIRHLTSGESQWVYRPELNSEELLWSNFFAKLEANNVRYLADHPLTDQEKHQIKNQLNFVNFYEAAKWLAGENGIAKVQVQREDASLGTIRLEVIWRHNVAGGKSSYEVVNQVVTGGDAARQRRGDVTLLINGLPMIQIELKSRSHPYMDAFRQIRKYEQEGQFKGIFSSLQMFVVSNITETRYIAAAKESKLNDRFLTKWVDKHNQAQPHLFDFAREVLSIPMAHQLVMQYSVIDDDKKALILLRPYQIHAIEAIREASRLRQSGYIWHTTGSGKTLTSYKVARNLLQIPSIEKTIFVIDRTDLDQQTTAAFLSYAENDMIDIDQTDDTQHLLKNLSSEDRRVVVTTIQKLNTLLRQFEEGIHEKFHQRVKNLNLAFVVDECHRAVTPERQRILEQFFVHSLWYGFTGTPIFKENKREQKGDLAQTTEEQYGPCLHEYTVKEAIHDRAVLGFQVEYQTTMPGWAEDEIEDEFYDDERHMLTVLDAILNKSKRKLGFQNGVGKTYEGLLTVKSITRAQAYYDLIQEVKAGQKSLTISESVKKVLPDFPKVAITYSVSENEESSFANQDYMSKSLEDYNAMFGTHFTMATLGSYNTDLNERLARKKDKYAFREEQLDLVIVVDRLLTGFDAPCLSTIFMDRQPMKPQHIIQAFSRTNRLFDEGKKFGQIVTFQTPDHFKEKVDEALSLYSNGGEFAVLAPTWLEEKAKFKEKVQQLLAIAPNPEMVPDLDASSDAELKRFAKAFQEFDKLFASVQVYADYEQEDMLKEIGLSLEDIENFSGQYQNVIEELRRRRKDDEGIEDTPFDIEYELESVRTDEINYHYIISLIQNLIDSKNQVIPDKEKKMVDNYIADLDKTNPKLSQLISKIWQEAQTNTQDYKGQSIAHKLDEMIDLTIREQVVTTARDWCVGEDELQFIVDNYRVGKDKQIGEKALVDTYDYTSYKENKGDQALNKLKYKKALKEDYMNMIAEEILPLRGR
- a CDS encoding AbiH family protein, which codes for MAENILILGNGFDLAMGRKTSYGDFLKFARHIKVLGCHILQHYNAKDIQEAFSAFIDDIDELWEDHDETKRSEEEQNFYNKLKADQKFLLISEHIFEKLAILKDDCITLVALNSFNNGATKRYLLNQIREELKNGTSISNSLFNLDCVLELTKSSENRNIEWLLELPNNLYINYIEKYKDKLGKNWSGIELAISDIAEGVQIIKNNLDQIQKLFASKTETAFRNEDNYIAILYIYNIMRQQFKGQSRVVRSNVLDTINDKFLKALDDLTNYLEFYLTYLDKVDFEIQKISPASTALDAIQNIEKSKVITFNYTNTARKMLDVTEDNTHFVHGKCSFERSDDDINTMVFGIEDKEAEAENINQDLIPYQKFYQRVVKETGNFYEKFWGSSHNGGDFYTQSTALNIVVFGHSVDPLDKEIFKKCFELSEIKGWDYRFIFTYYNLDAKRAIVKNLAIILGKSELVRLTGEERIKFVQSNNTEQMRKELLN
- a CDS encoding restriction endonuclease subunit S, which produces MKTNNNIPAYRFQGYTDAWELRKLGELTSYRNGKGYEDNQSDFGKYELINLNSISIEGGLKPSGKFINSASETLNKNDLVMVLSDVGHGDLLGRVAIIPEDDRFVLNQRVALLRNNDYADCKYLFAYINANQHYFKLQGAGSSQLNISKKAVENFVVHIPSQQEQSAIGTFFSTLDRHITLHQRKLDTLKEQKKTYLKLLFPAKGQTKPALRFRGFEDDWELRKLGEISTHRGGTAIEKYFSEDGKYKVISIGSYGLDNKYIDQKIRAVENEVTRSKVVNKNELTMVLNDKTANGNIIGRCLLIETDDEFVINQRTEIISFNSVIYPKFAYVVLNGVFREQVKKIVQGGTQIYVNYTSVEQLYLSLPSLPEQEAIGTFFQTLDQEITQVEDKLASLKEMKKTLLRKLFV